The following coding sequences lie in one Peromyscus eremicus unplaced genomic scaffold, PerEre_H2_v1 PerEre#2#unplaced_58, whole genome shotgun sequence genomic window:
- the LOC131901222 gene encoding collagen alpha-1(I) chain-like, giving the protein MEEGGREERRDERPVFPAKRQTSTGAPAADTRNTRGSIAPPCAQPRRGGGPRRTSSRRTAGPDEPPDDTSAGGPTADGRRTTAKPLFPREAGTREGLPILNKRPAGSPKEHAALRPAAAGPRRPSNCSTRLTERLPDRGRPPGPVRARPPPEGGPAARPGRPAGENRRRAGRGNDTAERGPATAGATGTAPGRRLTRETERPLGRRTDTRGKPTGITPPHDTWGSPRHACGTDPARNRRPPGEPGKTQHGRLPTPPPPPKTLEREWAPTRPATRRGRPAVVPRRPHTPEREVDPAGPGSPAPRRGNRSPVVPNRGNAAGEGERGDSTTPQHERLRAHATHTACPRRGNGENGDAREGAARGGQARRTRRGGGDGWDPGSPPTTHSTPPPVPHPAATLQLNHENPPGSKHAGMTMALAPRDPSSDSERGGAGRGRPKEHGHTRVPPQETGMGGTPGQSYAHRAVGAGGRGGPCGREPQRDRKSTPLPRIAREETFLNEGGTDPARRASSCDRRERLACGRTRGGLRYRARPLGHPPGGDGGEYLTEYTPSKEGSNKNQAGPANARHQHQRTESLREKAAKVARWVARPRGKFPPSQKTGNTAEPLLPLSLLGVSRPPAFRGDTDPPTTNREQKHAPLLQPDRAQEARRGTGNDATTQKRAPLEGQPGTLQEHHEDRERGTRTHRSGRACDAADRSTPSPKSGEEGRANHTGQSEPRKGDRAPDASQEPHEPQREVRGSDRAQAG; this is encoded by the exons ATGGAGGAAGGCGGGCGGGAGGAGAGGCGCGACGAGCGGCCGGTTTTCCCCGCGAAGAGAC AGACATCGACCGGAGCCCCCGCCGCCGACACCAGAAACACGCGCGGGTCCATCGCACCGCCGTGCGCCCAACCCCGGCGCGGTGGCGGTCCCCGCAGGACGTCTTCCCGGAGGACGGCGGGGCCGGACGAGCCCCCCGACGACACCTCGGCCGGCGGACCCACCGCCGACGGACGACGGACGACCGCTAAGCCTCTCTTCCCTCGCGAGGCCGGGACGCGCGAAGGCCTCCCCATCCTCAACAAAAGGCCCGCGGGTTCCCCCAAAGAACACGCAGCGCTAAGGCCCGCAGCCGCGGGGCCGAGACGCCCTTCCAACTGCTCCACCCGCCTGACCGAGCGGCTCCCGGACCGCGGCCGGCCGCCCGGGCCCGTGCGTGCCCGGCCGCCCCCCGAAGGGGGTCCGGCAGCACGACCGGGCCGGCCGGCCGGGGAGAACCGACGGAGGGCGGGGAGGGGGAACGACACGGCGGAACGAGGGCCAGCGACGGCAGGGGCGACGGGAACGGCCCCCGGAAGGCGCCTCACCCGGGAAACCGAGAGACCGCTCGGGCGGCGAACGGACACGCGAGGTAAACCGACGGGAATCACACCGCCCCACGACACCTGGGGCAGTCCCCGCCACGCCTGCGGCACCGATCCGGCCCGAAACCGACGGCCCCCCGGGGAGCCCGGGAAGACTCAACACGGGAGACTACCgacgccgccgccaccgccgaaGACCCTCGAGCGGGAATGGGCCCCGACGCGTCCGGCGACGCGCCGCGGGCGACCGGCCGTCGTTCCCCGAAGGCCGCACACACCCGAGAGAGAGGTCGATCCCGCCGGACCCGGATCCCCGGCCCCGAGAAGGGGGAACAGGTCACCGGTAGTCCCCAACCGTGGGAACGCTGCCGGGGAGGGGGAGCGAGGCGACTCCACAACGCCGCAGCACGAGCGACTACGCGCACACGCGACACACACGGCATGTCCGCGCCGCGGGAACGGCGAAAACGGGGACGCGCGGGAGGGGGCCGCACGCGGCGGGCAGGCGAGGCGAACACGTCGGGGGGGGGGTGACGGGTGGGACCCGGGAAGCCCACCTACCAcacacagcacccccccccccgttccaCATCCCGCGGCGACCCTCCAACTAAACCACGAGAACCCCCCGGGCTCCAAACACGCCGGCATGACCATGGCTCTTGCCCCGCGTGATCCCTCCTCGGACTCGGAGCGAGGAGGCGCGGGCCGCGGTAGGCCAAAGGAGCACGGACACACTCGGGTTCCCCCCCAGGAGACGGGCATGGGGGGGACACCCGGCCAAAGCTACGCGCATCGGGCGGTCGGGGCGGGCGGTCGTGGGGGACCATGCGGGAGGGAACCCCAAAGAGACCGCAAGAGCACGCCCCTTCCTCGGATCGCTAGAGAAGAGACTTTTCTCAACGAGGGCGGGACGGACCCAGCCCGACGGGCCTCCAGCTGCGACCGCCGAGAGCGGCTCGCGTGCGGGCGGACGCGGGGAGGTCTGCGGTATCG AGCCAGGCCTCTCGGGCACCCGCCGGGTGGCGACGGCGGGGAGTACTTAACAGAGTACACCCCCTCTAAAGAGGGTAGTAACAAAAACCAGGCCGGCCCCGCCAACGCTCGACACCAACACCAACGCACGGAGAGCTTACGGGAGAAGGCAGCTAAGGTAGCGCGGTGGGTGGCTCGCCCAAGGGGAAAGTTCCCCCCTTCTCAGAAGACGGGCAACACCGCAGAGCCTCTCTTACCGCTATCCCTCCTCGGGGTCTCTCGACCTCCCGCCTTCAGAGGCGACACGGACCCGCCGACAACGAACCGGGAACAAAAACACGCACCGCTACTGCAGCCAGACCGAGCACAGGAGGCGCGCCGGGGAACGGGAAACGACGCCACCACTCAGAAACGGGCACCTTTGGAGGGTCAGCCCGGAACGCTCCAGGAGCACCACGAGGACCGCGAGcgaggcacacgcacacaccggTCGGGAAGGGCATGCGACGCGGCAGACCGGTCTACCCCTTCCCCCAAGTCAGGGGAAGAGGGCCGAGCAAACCACACCGGGCAGAGTGAGCCGCGTAAGGGCGACAGAGCACCTGACGCGTCACAGGAACCCCACGAACCACAGCGGGAAGTGCGGGGGTCAGACAGGGCTCAGGCCGGATAA